A single Streptosporangiales bacterium DNA region contains:
- a CDS encoding hotdog fold thioesterase — translation MGPFNDWLGFVFEEATGERVDAVWTVREEFLQPFGILHGGIHCSIAEALASLGGSIWFGDAGRVVGVTNSTDFYRAISAGALRSVAVPVHRGRVQQVWDVKTHDQAEGRLIARAQVRLQNLPHRDHGVTN, via the coding sequence ATGGGGCCGTTCAACGACTGGCTCGGGTTCGTCTTCGAGGAGGCCACCGGCGAACGGGTGGATGCGGTGTGGACAGTGCGGGAGGAGTTCCTGCAGCCCTTCGGCATCCTTCACGGCGGCATTCACTGCAGCATCGCTGAGGCGTTGGCCAGTCTAGGTGGCTCGATCTGGTTCGGCGACGCTGGCCGGGTCGTCGGTGTCACCAATTCGACGGACTTCTACCGAGCGATCAGCGCGGGGGCGTTGCGGTCAGTGGCTGTGCCGGTGCACCGTGGCCGAGTCCAGCAGGTATGGGACGTCAAGACTCACGACCAAGCCGAGGGCCGACTCATCGCCCGCGCTCAGGTCCGCCTGCAAAACCTGCCGCACCGCGACCATGGCGTGACCAATTAG